Proteins from one Scleropages formosus chromosome 14, fSclFor1.1, whole genome shotgun sequence genomic window:
- the uimc1 gene encoding BRCA1-A complex subunit RAP80 isoform X5 yields MPRKKRARPKGREEEDERDVPQKRRHDDDDDADDAEDQTVFIGDSEEEEEEKSRDRKPGMLDRDYRAQGPEMTEEEMFNLAMKLSEEEAKNTAMQQQQEDEAIKIAIAESLHANGIQPDNRVPKLVALTMGPGSVLSSDHESFPVPESSVFPARKKSLRFNQSKTLQCSSHRDSVTTVSTRKKKQPNSALTQRSELHLAGQAASSLSSAVSEKEKSFSQKKDPRSQSPHQDVQDASSCQSQLEGNIFGPMRTSPPHRPIICIAKLSQDLVEDCQATGYILCSQKLSGCLESSQTPTLSQQDSPSPSESPTFPRMDLRKDHEVAKSESEGVSQEYLCLETIDDSESLLSRVKTLSLSRRQILKEQTPGGKNSSGQQVHAGFFQGGEEVHHRTNVHGHTGEEPFHPLTDENDEFCTQMELHWSDDDDDDEEEGKALVKNTHRKLKTYLIRGQGSQSAGTGVSCSSDLDLPTSPVFPQDALQSMGPQGTMPAKGVKSVQEAERKPTAVPSGRALTGTVYPPPVVDGHGSCAVRYYWGVPFCPRGLDPDNYTRAILTQLEVYEKSLKEARRGLLRKAAWGDPVLPGPAEVPPCRRGRPKRFRALRQLPDEDEDDGEDEDEEENEDTTTSELVEVVEVQESTGSPQVSKISEQKMGETQDDDALRVPSPLSKRENFPMVRKPDFSENLILLRKGYLRCRGSAVTETQEIRDEEEDLCPETELSDENTPELMVQSPEQSKVKAAEPECTDLLDEQQVGSGPAQEAGSEQTLQQQQEQEEHVDTGTEEVHGNPEVMECPICMHAFPLEQIEMHAAYCDGSPEDLPLVEELSTQVRSQRRSSRRVEVLDDNQPTSSSSGK; encoded by the exons ATGCCGCGGAAGAAGCGAGCCCGTCCGAAAGGgagagaagaagaggatgagagGGATGTTCCTCAGAAGCGAcggcatgatgatgatgatgatgctgatgatgcgGAGGATCAGACGGTGTTCATTGGCGACAGCGAAGAGGAG GAAGAAGAGAAGTCCAGGGACAGGAAGCCTGGGATGCTGGACAGGGACTATAGAGCCCAGGGACCAG AGATGACAGAAGAGGAGATGTTTAACTTGGCCATGAAGCTGAGTGAAGAGGAGGCAAAAAACACCGCAATGCAGCAACAGCAGGAAGACGAAGCCATAAAGATAGCCATTGCTGAAAGTCTCCAC gcAAATGGGATTCAACCTGACAACCGCGTTCCCAAGTTGGTCGCCTTGACAATGGGCCCAGGGTCAGTGCTGTCATCTGATCATGAGTCCTTCCCAGTACCTGAGAGCTCTGTGTTTCCTGCCAGGAAGAAGTCATTGCGTTTCAACCAAAGCAAGACTCTCCAGTGTTCTTCTCACAGGGACAGTGTCACTACGGTTAGCACTCGTAAAAAGAAACAGCCAAACAGTGCTCTAACTCAGAGATCAGAATTGCATCTGGCTGGACAAGCGGCTTCCTCTTTGTCCTCAGCAGTCTCTGAGAAG GAGAAGAGTTTTTCCCAGAAAAAAGATCCCAGGTCACAGTCCCCACATCAGGATGTTCAGGATGCttccagctgtcagtcacagttgGAAGGCAACATCTTTGGCCCCATGAGGACAAGCCCTCCCCACAGACCTATCATCTGCATTGCAAAGCTGAGTCAAGACCTAGTGGAAGACTGCCAGGCCACAGGGTATATCTTGTGCTCTCAGAAGCTATCTGGGTGCTTGGAAAGCTCACAGACACCAACGTTATCCCAGCAGGACAGTCCTAGTCCCTCAGAGAGTCCGACATTCCCCAGGATGGATTTGAGAAAGGATCACGAAGTGGCCAAGTCTGAATCGGAAGGGGTTTCACAGGAATATCTGTGTCTGGAGACCATAGATGACTCTGAGTCCCTGTTGTCTCGCGTGAAAACGCTGTCTTTGAGTCGGAGACAGATACTCAAAGAGCAGACACCTGGAGGGAAAAATTCTTCTGGCCAG CAGGTCCATGCTGGTTTCTTCCAGGGGGGCGAGGAAGTTCATCACCGAA CAAATGTACATGGCCATACTGGGGAGGAGCCATTTCATCCACTGACAGATGAAAATGACGAATTCTGCACCCAGATGGAGCTGCACTGGtcggatgatgatgatgatgacgaagAGGAGGGAAAAGCTCTGGTGAAG AACACCCATAGGaagttaaaaacatatttaatccGCGGTCAGGGGTCCCAAAGCGCTGGCACTGGAGTGAGCTGCTCCTCAGATCTGGATCTGCCCACCAGCCCAGTTTTCCCCCAGGATGCCCTACAATCCATGGGGCCCCAAGGCACTATGCCTGCCAAGGGAGTCAAGAGTGTACAGGAAGCCGAGCGGAAGCCCACTGCTGTGCCCTCAGGCAGAGCTCTGACTGGCACAGTCTACCCACCCCCAGTTGTAGACGGGCATGGGAGCTGTGCGGTACGGTACTACTGGGGTGTGCCGTTCTGCCCTCGTGGCCTGGACCCAGACAACTACACACGTGCCATCCTCACCCAGCTGGAGGTGTATGAGAAAAGCCTGAAGGAGGCCCGCAGGGGACTCCTCCGCAAGGCCGCATGGGGAGACCCTGTGCTCCCCGGACCTGCAGAGGTGCCCCCTTGCAGGAGGGGTCGTCCAAAACGTTTCCGTGCCCTGCGGCAGCTACCggatgaggatgaggacgatggggaggatgaagatgaggaggaaAATGAAGACACGACGACTTCAGAGCTTGTGGAGGTTGTGGAAGTGCAGGAGAGCACAGGGTCTCCACAGGTCTCCAAGATAAGTGAACAGAAAATGGGAGAGACACAAGACGACGATGCCCTGAGAGTGCCATCTCCGCTGTCAAAACGGGAG AATTTCCCAATGGTGAGAAAGCCAGACTTCTCAGAGAATCTCATACTTCTAAG GAAGGGGTACCTCAGATGCAGAGGTTCAGCAGTAACAGAGACTCAAGAGATTCGGGATGAAGAGGAGGACCTTTGTCCAG agacagagctgAGTGACGAAAACACACCGGAGCTGATGGTGCAGAGCCCAGAACAGAGCAAG GTGAAAGCAGCAGAGCCAGAGTGCACAGACCTCCTGGACGAGCAGCAGGTGGGGAGCGGGCCAGCTCAGGAGGCTGGCAGTGAGCAGacattgcagcagcagcaggagcaggaggagcatgTGGACACTGGTACCGAGGAAGTGCACGGCAATCCAGAGGTCATGGAGTGCCCCATCTGCATGCATGCCTTCCCTTTGG
- the znf346 gene encoding zinc finger protein 346 isoform X3, with the protein MRPAAHPVVNMADGDQNGEFLYAPSGAAQVNKMIREHSELFSDSQCRVCSAVLISESQKLAHYQSKKHANKVRRYMSIRSDDELSAKRLKTSTDDTSHSNGEVDRYKACSVCNMTFKTRVVAESHYQGKVHAKNLKLKTCGFQNPALTLAKGQAKKKADGQATAPQGPAEGDPNRFCAICHASFNNPLMAKQHYAGKKHKKQLTKMKLMETYGPASVPASTVKGYPCTVCNIELNSVEQYQAHITGSKHRNQYAEVVLTLILTAHFLLTAIPVCG; encoded by the exons ATGCGCCCTGCAGCTCATCCTGTTGTAAACATGGCGGACGGAGACCAGAATGGGGAGTTTTTATACGCGCCGTCGGGGGCGGCGCAGG TGAACAAGATGATCAGAGAGCACAGCGAGCTCTTCTCCGACTCGCAGTGCAGGGTGTGCAGCGCTGTGCTCATCTCCGAGTCGCAGAAACTCGCGCACTACCAG AGCAAGAAACACGCCAACAAAGTACGTCGGTACATGAGCATCCGTAGTGACGACGAGCTTTCTGCAAAAAGGTTGAAGACCTCCACCGATGACACT AGCCACAGCAACGGAGAGGTGGACCGCTACAAAGCTTGCTCTGTGTGCAACATGACTTTCAAGACCCGAGTGGTTGCCGAGTCCCACTACCAAGGCAAGGTGCACGCCAAAAACCTGAAGCTCAAGACATGTGGCTTCCAGAACCCAG CCTTAACGCTAGCGAAGGGTCAAGCTAAGAAGAAGGCTGACGGACAGGCGACGGCCCCCCAGGGTCCGGCGGAGGGTGATCCCAACCGCTTTTGCGCCATTTGCCATGCTTCCTTCAACAACCCCCTCATGGCCAAGCAGCATTATGCTGGCAAGAAGCATAAGAAGCAGCTGACCAAGATGAAGCTGATGGAGACGTACGGGCCGGCCAGTGTGCCAG CCTCTACGGTCAAGGGGTATCCATGCACGGTGTGCAACATAGAGCTCAACTCTGTGGAGCAGTACCAGGCCCACATCACCGGCTCCAAACACAGGAACCA GTATGCTGAGGTGGTTTTAACTTTGATTCTTACGGCGCATTTCCTCCTGACCGCAATCCCAGTATGCGGTTGA
- the znf346 gene encoding zinc finger protein 346 isoform X1 has translation MRPAAHPVVNMADGDQNGEFLYAPSGAAQVNKMIREHSELFSDSQCRVCSAVLISESQKLAHYQSKKHANKVRRYMSIRSDDELSAKRLKTSTDDTSHSNGEVDRYKACSVCNMTFKTRVVAESHYQGKVHAKNLKLKTCGFQNPALTLAKGQAKKKADGQATAPQGPAEGDPNRFCAICHASFNNPLMAKQHYAGKKHKKQLTKMKLMETYGPASVPASTVKGYPCTVCNIELNSVEQYQAHITGSKHRNHMRLKQESGPLASPAQLSEHCPPDQQVAPEDWRNCSAGLRETRE, from the exons ATGCGCCCTGCAGCTCATCCTGTTGTAAACATGGCGGACGGAGACCAGAATGGGGAGTTTTTATACGCGCCGTCGGGGGCGGCGCAGG TGAACAAGATGATCAGAGAGCACAGCGAGCTCTTCTCCGACTCGCAGTGCAGGGTGTGCAGCGCTGTGCTCATCTCCGAGTCGCAGAAACTCGCGCACTACCAG AGCAAGAAACACGCCAACAAAGTACGTCGGTACATGAGCATCCGTAGTGACGACGAGCTTTCTGCAAAAAGGTTGAAGACCTCCACCGATGACACT AGCCACAGCAACGGAGAGGTGGACCGCTACAAAGCTTGCTCTGTGTGCAACATGACTTTCAAGACCCGAGTGGTTGCCGAGTCCCACTACCAAGGCAAGGTGCACGCCAAAAACCTGAAGCTCAAGACATGTGGCTTCCAGAACCCAG CCTTAACGCTAGCGAAGGGTCAAGCTAAGAAGAAGGCTGACGGACAGGCGACGGCCCCCCAGGGTCCGGCGGAGGGTGATCCCAACCGCTTTTGCGCCATTTGCCATGCTTCCTTCAACAACCCCCTCATGGCCAAGCAGCATTATGCTGGCAAGAAGCATAAGAAGCAGCTGACCAAGATGAAGCTGATGGAGACGTACGGGCCGGCCAGTGTGCCAG CCTCTACGGTCAAGGGGTATCCATGCACGGTGTGCAACATAGAGCTCAACTCTGTGGAGCAGTACCAGGCCCACATCACCGGCTCCAAACACAGGAACCA TATGCGGTTGAAGCAGGAGAGTGGTCCTCTGGCCAGTCCTGCACAGCTCAGCGAACACTGCCCTCcagaccagcaggtggcgccagAGGACTGGAGAAACTGCAGCGCGGGACTACGAGAAACTAGAGAGTAA
- the znf346 gene encoding zinc finger protein 346 isoform X4, which translates to MGSFYTRRRGRRRSKKHANKVRRYMSIRSDDELSAKRLKTSTDDTSHSNGEVDRYKACSVCNMTFKTRVVAESHYQGKVHAKNLKLKTCGFQNPALTLAKGQAKKKADGQATAPQGPAEGDPNRFCAICHASFNNPLMAKQHYAGKKHKKQLTKMKLMETYGPASVPASTVKGYPCTVCNIELNSVEQYQAHITGSKHRNHMRLKQESGPLASPAQLSEHCPPDQQVAPEDWRNCSAGLRETRE; encoded by the exons ATGGGGAGTTTTTATACGCGCCGTCGGGGGCGGCGCAGG AGCAAGAAACACGCCAACAAAGTACGTCGGTACATGAGCATCCGTAGTGACGACGAGCTTTCTGCAAAAAGGTTGAAGACCTCCACCGATGACACT AGCCACAGCAACGGAGAGGTGGACCGCTACAAAGCTTGCTCTGTGTGCAACATGACTTTCAAGACCCGAGTGGTTGCCGAGTCCCACTACCAAGGCAAGGTGCACGCCAAAAACCTGAAGCTCAAGACATGTGGCTTCCAGAACCCAG CCTTAACGCTAGCGAAGGGTCAAGCTAAGAAGAAGGCTGACGGACAGGCGACGGCCCCCCAGGGTCCGGCGGAGGGTGATCCCAACCGCTTTTGCGCCATTTGCCATGCTTCCTTCAACAACCCCCTCATGGCCAAGCAGCATTATGCTGGCAAGAAGCATAAGAAGCAGCTGACCAAGATGAAGCTGATGGAGACGTACGGGCCGGCCAGTGTGCCAG CCTCTACGGTCAAGGGGTATCCATGCACGGTGTGCAACATAGAGCTCAACTCTGTGGAGCAGTACCAGGCCCACATCACCGGCTCCAAACACAGGAACCA TATGCGGTTGAAGCAGGAGAGTGGTCCTCTGGCCAGTCCTGCACAGCTCAGCGAACACTGCCCTCcagaccagcaggtggcgccagAGGACTGGAGAAACTGCAGCGCGGGACTACGAGAAACTAGAGAGTAA
- the znf346 gene encoding zinc finger protein 346 isoform X2: protein MWSLILHHREVNKMIREHSELFSDSQCRVCSAVLISESQKLAHYQSKKHANKVRRYMSIRSDDELSAKRLKTSTDDTSHSNGEVDRYKACSVCNMTFKTRVVAESHYQGKVHAKNLKLKTCGFQNPALTLAKGQAKKKADGQATAPQGPAEGDPNRFCAICHASFNNPLMAKQHYAGKKHKKQLTKMKLMETYGPASVPASTVKGYPCTVCNIELNSVEQYQAHITGSKHRNHMRLKQESGPLASPAQLSEHCPPDQQVAPEDWRNCSAGLRETRE, encoded by the exons ATGTGGAGTTTAATTCTTCATCACAGAGAAG TGAACAAGATGATCAGAGAGCACAGCGAGCTCTTCTCCGACTCGCAGTGCAGGGTGTGCAGCGCTGTGCTCATCTCCGAGTCGCAGAAACTCGCGCACTACCAG AGCAAGAAACACGCCAACAAAGTACGTCGGTACATGAGCATCCGTAGTGACGACGAGCTTTCTGCAAAAAGGTTGAAGACCTCCACCGATGACACT AGCCACAGCAACGGAGAGGTGGACCGCTACAAAGCTTGCTCTGTGTGCAACATGACTTTCAAGACCCGAGTGGTTGCCGAGTCCCACTACCAAGGCAAGGTGCACGCCAAAAACCTGAAGCTCAAGACATGTGGCTTCCAGAACCCAG CCTTAACGCTAGCGAAGGGTCAAGCTAAGAAGAAGGCTGACGGACAGGCGACGGCCCCCCAGGGTCCGGCGGAGGGTGATCCCAACCGCTTTTGCGCCATTTGCCATGCTTCCTTCAACAACCCCCTCATGGCCAAGCAGCATTATGCTGGCAAGAAGCATAAGAAGCAGCTGACCAAGATGAAGCTGATGGAGACGTACGGGCCGGCCAGTGTGCCAG CCTCTACGGTCAAGGGGTATCCATGCACGGTGTGCAACATAGAGCTCAACTCTGTGGAGCAGTACCAGGCCCACATCACCGGCTCCAAACACAGGAACCA TATGCGGTTGAAGCAGGAGAGTGGTCCTCTGGCCAGTCCTGCACAGCTCAGCGAACACTGCCCTCcagaccagcaggtggcgccagAGGACTGGAGAAACTGCAGCGCGGGACTACGAGAAACTAGAGAGTAA